TTCCCGAGAAGCTAAAAAAGGCCCACCGCTTGGCGCTGGCCATTGAGGAAGCCGTGATCGCCGCGGCCCGGCCCGGGATTACCGGCGGCGAGCTTTACGATTTGGCTAGGCAAATGGCTTGTGAGGCGGGGCTGGCCGAGCACTTTCAAGGTTATGGTAGCCAGGTACCCTTTGTTGGCCATGGTGTGGGTTTGGAAATCGACGAGCTACCGGTACTGGCGGCAGGCCACCGGGAGCCGCTGGAGGAAGGCATGGTGATTGCCGTGGAACCCAAATTTGTGTTTCCGGGATGGGGGGCAGTTGGCCTGGAGGATACAGGCATAGTCACCAGCCAAGGCCTCAGGCTCTTGACCCAGTTTCCCCGGGAGATCCAGGCAGTATAAGGGAACGTGCGGCCGAGGTGAACTTAAGCTAGGCAACGAAAGGAGCGGCAGAGCATGGAAAGGCTATATCGATCGCGCCGAGAAAGGATCATTGGTGGGGTTTGTGGCGGGCTAGCCGAGTACCTGCGCATCGATCCTACCTTGATTCGGGTAGTTTGGGTAGTGGCGGCCCTAATTTGGGGCGCCGGGTTTTTGGTCTACCTGATTTGTTGGTTAGTGATACCTGAAGCCCCCTCTGGATATCCCGGCCAGGACGGGGGCTTGCCCTGGTCGGAGCCGGGCAAATGGTCCAAGGTGGAAGATCGACCCTTTGGCGGCGAAGCGGCCGAGCCGCCAGCTGAACCACCTCCGGCGGGTGCAGGGGCAAGGCCTACCCCACCGCCGGGCCCCTTCACCGGCCAGGAACCGGCCCAGCCGCCGGGCCGTCTGGCACAAATTGCCGGTGCCTTCTTGATCGGGCTAGGGATCCTCGCCCTCCTGCCGGTGGTGATACCGCTGCCCACATTCACCTGGTCCCGACTTTGGCCGGTACTGGTGGTGGCGCTGGGCATACTATTAATAGTCAGTGGAGTAAGGGAGCGTCAGCCATGAACAATTCTAAGGTCATCTGGGGTCTGGTCCTGGTGGTATTTGGGGCCCTGTTCCTGTTGAACAATTTCAATATCCTGCCCTGGAATTTTTGGTTTCGGTTGAGCCGATTGTGGCCGGTGCTTTTGATCCTAGTCGGCATTGCCATGTTGGTGCGGGACCGGCGGCTAGCTCTAGCCTTGGCCATAGGCGTGGTGGTGTTGGCGCTGGCTTGGGCCATCTGGGGCTATGAACCTCCCATGCGCTATTGGCCGGGCCGCGGCCCATGGTCGCAGATACCAGGCCATGGCGGTCTGGCAGCTTGCTGGATGTAAACCGGGAGTGCCCCATGCGGCCGGCCACACAACCAGGCATGAAAAAGCACGTAGGGGATGCTGGGGCGCTGGTCCGGAAGCGATATTAAGCCGACCCAGCACTCAAGGCCAGGCCTGGCAAAGGTTGTCGCCGAGGTCACGCACGTGTAGGCCCTTTGCAAGTGTAGCGTTGAGTGCTGGGCGCACAGGATTACGCAGCGGAGGAACAGCGCCCCAGCTGGAAATATATGCTTTTCGGAGGAGCTTAAGATGTCCGAGATCGGAGAACAATTGCGCCAGCTGCCGGCGGTCGATCAGGTATTGCAGGCCCGGGCGCTCAGGGAGGCCGGGCCCCATTATCCCCACTCCTTGGTGGTGGAAGCTATCCGCCATAGCTTAGATCAATTGCGGCAGCGGATCCTGGGCGGACAAGAAGTGGCGGCCAGGGAGACGGAACCAGAAGCCGTAGCCCAACGTAGCCTCCGCTACCTGGAGGAAACATTTTCTCTTCACTTCCGGCCCGTGATCAACGCCACCGGCGTGGTGCTACATACCAACCTGGGTCGGGCTCCCCTAAGCCAG
This window of the Clostridia bacterium genome carries:
- a CDS encoding PspC domain-containing protein; the encoded protein is MERLYRSRRERIIGGVCGGLAEYLRIDPTLIRVVWVVAALIWGAGFLVYLICWLVIPEAPSGYPGQDGGLPWSEPGKWSKVEDRPFGGEAAEPPAEPPPAGAGARPTPPPGPFTGQEPAQPPGRLAQIAGAFLIGLGILALLPVVIPLPTFTWSRLWPVLVVALGILLIVSGVRERQP